A region from the Clostridium beijerinckii genome encodes:
- the rsgA gene encoding ribosome small subunit-dependent GTPase A has translation MNGKIIKGIGGFYYIKTEEGLIECKARGIFRHKDITPMVGDNVTIKIENGKGVIEEIHERKSKLSRPTVANVSLAFIVFAVKNPDINFDLLNKFLILCEYNNIEVIVCLNKIDLVSEEERDEIKKKINDIGYEVLYINAKEGLGIERLEEKIKGNITVFCGPSGAGKSTLINKLSNKAHMETGVVSEKIGRGKHTTRHSELIEVSGGYIVDTPGFSTLEIKDLMDKDSLKYCFPEFTEYNDKCKYRGCLHYKEPSCAVKEAMDNEEVNKYRYNFYIKTLEEIIKEEKNKW, from the coding sequence ATGAATGGTAAGATAATAAAAGGCATTGGAGGCTTCTATTATATTAAGACAGAAGAAGGTTTAATAGAATGCAAAGCTAGAGGTATATTTAGACACAAGGATATAACACCTATGGTGGGCGATAATGTTACTATAAAAATAGAAAATGGAAAAGGTGTTATTGAAGAAATACATGAGCGAAAATCCAAATTAAGTAGACCGACTGTTGCAAATGTTTCACTAGCATTTATTGTTTTTGCAGTTAAGAATCCGGATATAAATTTTGATTTATTAAACAAATTTTTAATTTTATGTGAGTATAATAATATTGAAGTTATAGTTTGCTTAAATAAAATAGATTTAGTTTCAGAGGAAGAAAGAGATGAAATAAAAAAGAAAATAAATGATATAGGATATGAAGTTCTTTATATAAATGCAAAAGAAGGACTTGGAATAGAGAGATTAGAAGAAAAAATTAAAGGAAATATCACAGTTTTCTGCGGTCCATCTGGAGCAGGGAAATCTACACTAATTAATAAGCTCTCTAATAAGGCACATATGGAGACTGGAGTTGTTAGTGAAAAGATTGGAAGAGGTAAGCATACCACAAGACATAGCGAACTTATAGAAGTTTCGGGTGGATATATTGTTGATACACCAGGATTTTCTACACTGGAAATAAAAGATTTAATGGATAAAGATTCTCTTAAATATTGTTTTCCTGAATTTACTGAGTATAATGATAAATGTAAATATAGAGGATGTTTACATTATAAAGAACCAAGTTGTGCTGTAAAAGAGGCAATGGATAATGAAGAAGTTAATAAGTATAGATATAATTTTTATATAAAAACATTAGAAGAAATAATAAAGGAGGAAAAAAACAAATGGTAA
- a CDS encoding ribulose-phosphate 3-epimerase, with protein sequence MVKIAPSILSADFSKLGEDIERIDKGGADFIHIDVMDGSFVPNISFGLPVIKSIRNRTDKVFDVHLMINNPSNYIDDFIEVGADIITVHYEADKHIDRTINYIKSKGKKAAISLNPGTPTSVLKDLIVNLDMVLIMSVNPGYGGQKFIPYCLDKIREIKEISNKVNPSLLIEVDGGVDKTNVKEVIEAGANVIVAGSAVFNGGEISDNIKALRG encoded by the coding sequence ATGGTAAAGATTGCACCATCAATATTATCAGCAGATTTTTCAAAATTAGGAGAGGACATAGAAAGAATAGATAAGGGGGGGGCAGATTTTATACATATAGATGTAATGGATGGATCTTTTGTACCTAATATATCTTTTGGATTACCAGTGATAAAATCAATACGAAATAGAACAGATAAGGTATTTGATGTACATTTAATGATAAACAATCCATCAAATTACATAGATGATTTTATAGAAGTTGGAGCTGATATAATTACGGTTCATTATGAAGCAGATAAACATATAGATAGAACAATTAATTATATTAAGTCAAAAGGTAAAAAAGCCGCAATTTCATTGAATCCAGGAACTCCAACAAGCGTATTAAAGGATTTAATAGTAAATTTAGATATGGTTTTAATAATGTCTGTAAATCCAGGCTATGGAGGACAAAAATTTATACCATATTGTCTAGATAAAATTAGAGAAATAAAAGAGATTAGCAATAAAGTTAACCCATCACTATTAATAGAAGTTGATGGAGGAGTAGATAAAACTAATGTTAAAGAAGTAATAGAAGCTGGTGCTAATGTAATTGTTGCAGGTTCTGCTGTATTCAATGGGGGAGAAATCAGTGATAACATAAAAGCTTTGAGGGGGTAA
- a CDS encoding thiamine diphosphokinase, giving the protein MNVAIVSGGTAPSEKLLMGYLNKVDFIIAADRGSECLYNYGIIPDLLLGDFDSVKKEILDTVKLEIKEVLEFPPEKDYTDTEIAIIEAIKRGAKKIYLFGATGSRMDHTLGNIGLLLTTKKRGATLEIIDDNNRLYLGEKKMKLFGKYGENISFHALCDKVKSFKIIGAKYNLETCDISLLDPRAICNEFVDTPIEISFEEGELLILHSID; this is encoded by the coding sequence TTGAATGTGGCGATTGTAAGTGGGGGCACAGCACCTTCGGAAAAATTGTTAATGGGTTATCTTAATAAAGTAGATTTTATAATAGCTGCTGATAGGGGAAGTGAATGTCTCTATAATTATGGTATTATTCCAGATTTGCTCCTTGGAGATTTTGATTCTGTTAAAAAAGAAATTTTAGATACTGTAAAATTAGAAATAAAAGAAGTTTTAGAGTTTCCACCAGAAAAGGACTATACAGATACTGAAATTGCAATAATAGAAGCTATTAAAAGAGGAGCAAAAAAAATATATTTATTTGGAGCAACTGGATCTAGAATGGATCATACGTTAGGAAATATAGGGCTTCTTTTAACTACTAAAAAAAGAGGAGCAACTTTAGAAATAATTGATGATAATAATAGACTTTATCTAGGAGAAAAGAAAATGAAGCTGTTTGGAAAATATGGTGAAAACATATCTTTTCATGCACTATGTGATAAAGTTAAGAGCTTTAAAATTATAGGTGCTAAATACAATTTAGAGACTTGCGATATAAGTTTGCTAGATCCAAGAGCTATATGTAATGAATTTGTTGATACGCCAATAGAAATTAGCTTTGAAGAAGGAGAATTATTAATTCTTCACTCCATCGATTAA
- the spoVM gene encoding stage V sporulation protein SpoVM, which translates to MKIIAFKLPKFLSNIIRFFRKKN; encoded by the coding sequence ATGAAAATAATAGCTTTCAAATTACCAAAGTTTCTATCAAATATAATAAGATTTTTTAGAAAAAAAAACTAG
- the rpmB gene encoding 50S ribosomal protein L28, with amino-acid sequence MARRCEICDKGVVAGVQYSHSHRQSKRTWAPNIKKVKALVNGTPRTVHVCTRCLRSGKVQRAI; translated from the coding sequence ATGGCAAGAAGATGCGAAATTTGTGATAAGGGTGTTGTAGCAGGTGTACAATACAGCCATTCACATCGTCAATCAAAGAGAACTTGGGCTCCTAACATAAAGAAAGTAAAAGCTTTAGTTAACGGAACACCAAGAACTGTTCATGTATGTACAAGATGCCTTAGATCTGGAAAGGTTCAAAGAGCAATATAG
- a CDS encoding Asp23/Gls24 family envelope stress response protein, translating to MIGFSNENGSINYSEEVLAKIVGLSTMECYGVVGMVSKNASEGLWELMGIENLSKGVKLQLINENKLQIELFVMVEYGTKISVISNNIIQKVRYSVENYTGLKVSSITVNVQAVRV from the coding sequence ATGATTGGATTTTCAAATGAAAATGGTAGTATAAATTATTCAGAAGAAGTTTTAGCTAAGATTGTTGGATTATCTACAATGGAATGCTATGGAGTAGTTGGTATGGTTTCAAAAAATGCTAGCGAAGGACTTTGGGAGCTTATGGGTATAGAAAATTTAAGCAAAGGTGTAAAATTACAATTGATAAATGAAAATAAATTACAAATAGAATTGTTTGTAATGGTTGAATACGGAACAAAAATATCTGTTATATCTAATAATATAATTCAAAAGGTACGTTATAGTGTTGAAAATTATACAGGTCTTAAGGTTTCATCTATAACAGTGAATGTGCAAGCGGTTAGAGTTTAG
- a CDS encoding dihydroxyacetone kinase, with protein sequence MEYTKINGHDFYNMVVNASNRLLEQSDFVNALNVFPVPDGDTGTNMSMTFKAAIKEIENINTDSIGEISKKLAKGALMGARGNSGVILSQILRGISKGLEGKKEVDVTEFAIGFFEGSKSAYKAVMRPTEGTILSVIRAASEAAIASDAKDIVSFMEEVTIKAKDMLDRTPELLPALKKAKVVDSGGMGLYIIIKGMFEALKDGIKAEIKDITIGTPGNTVVSSIEEIDIKFGYCTEFIILGDAKYAKSFQNEIEPLGDSMIVVGYDDVIKVHIHTNNPGLVLSKAVAIGELSKIKIDNMREEHRELIINAKDKALNGYNIEENSSKTQDEDIEDEKKKYGIITVAMGDGISNIFKDLGIDYVIEGGQTMNPSTQDILDAVNKINADHIFIMPNNKNIIMSANQAAEISAKDILVVPTTTIPQGIACATMFNIDSEVEDNFNNLKVTIEDLKTGSVTYAVRDTEIDGIDIKEGNMLGLVEGKIKEVGEDKKIVAMKVLEDMIDDESELITVYYGEEVTDEEANEFELELQGKYEKLDVQFYKGNQPLYYFLMSVE encoded by the coding sequence ATGGAATATACAAAAATCAATGGCCATGATTTTTATAACATGGTTGTTAATGCTAGTAATAGATTATTAGAACAAAGTGATTTTGTTAATGCACTAAATGTATTCCCAGTTCCTGACGGAGATACTGGAACTAATATGTCGATGACATTTAAAGCAGCAATTAAAGAAATAGAAAATATAAATACTGATTCTATAGGAGAGATATCTAAAAAGTTAGCCAAAGGTGCATTGATGGGTGCTAGAGGTAACTCAGGAGTTATATTATCTCAAATACTTAGAGGGATTTCTAAAGGATTAGAAGGAAAAAAAGAAGTAGATGTTACTGAGTTTGCAATTGGTTTTTTCGAAGGGTCAAAGTCAGCATATAAGGCAGTTATGAGACCAACGGAAGGAACTATACTTTCTGTAATTAGAGCAGCATCAGAGGCGGCAATAGCCTCTGATGCAAAAGATATAGTGAGTTTTATGGAAGAAGTAACAATTAAAGCAAAAGATATGTTAGACAGAACTCCAGAATTGTTACCAGCACTAAAAAAGGCTAAGGTAGTTGATTCAGGTGGTATGGGACTTTATATTATAATTAAAGGCATGTTTGAAGCTTTGAAGGACGGAATTAAAGCGGAAATAAAGGATATAACAATAGGTACACCAGGGAATACTGTAGTTAGCTCTATTGAAGAAATAGATATTAAGTTTGGTTATTGCACCGAATTTATAATTCTTGGAGATGCAAAATATGCAAAAAGCTTCCAAAATGAAATAGAACCTCTGGGAGATTCTATGATTGTTGTTGGATATGATGATGTTATTAAGGTTCATATACATACGAATAATCCTGGATTAGTATTATCAAAGGCAGTAGCTATTGGAGAACTATCAAAAATTAAAATTGATAATATGAGAGAAGAACACAGAGAACTTATAATTAATGCTAAGGATAAAGCATTAAATGGTTATAATATAGAAGAAAATAGTTCTAAAACCCAAGATGAGGATATAGAAGATGAAAAGAAAAAATATGGAATTATAACAGTAGCCATGGGAGATGGAATTTCAAACATATTTAAAGACTTAGGTATAGATTATGTTATTGAAGGTGGTCAAACAATGAATCCATCTACTCAAGATATTTTGGATGCTGTTAACAAGATAAATGCTGATCATATTTTTATTATGCCGAATAATAAAAATATAATTATGTCAGCTAATCAAGCAGCAGAAATATCAGCAAAAGATATACTTGTTGTACCTACAACAACTATTCCTCAAGGAATAGCATGTGCGACTATGTTTAATATTGATTCTGAGGTTGAGGATAATTTTAATAATTTAAAAGTTACCATTGAAGACTTGAAAACTGGTTCGGTAACTTATGCAGTTCGCGATACTGAAATTGATGGAATTGACATTAAAGAAGGAAATATGCTAGGGCTCGTAGAAGGTAAGATAAAAGAAGTTGGCGAAGATAAGAAAATTGTTGCAATGAAAGTCCTAGAGGACATGATAGATGATGAGAGTGAACTCATTACTGTGTATTATGGTGAAGAAGTAACAGATGAGGAAGCTAATGAATTTGAACTCGAGTTACAAGGCAAATATGAAAAGCTAGATGTTCAATTCTATAAGGGAAATCAACCCCTTTACTATTTTTTAATGTCAGTAGAATAA